The following coding sequences are from one Acipenser ruthenus chromosome 7, fAciRut3.2 maternal haplotype, whole genome shotgun sequence window:
- the LOC117414877 gene encoding uncharacterized protein LOC117414877 translates to MLSFLSCFSLKHAICWLFFFLCRPTSRPLLLHAFSIGGYTFSQMMVHISKNAQQYKSVTDRIKGQIYDSLVIGSVEKMVEGVSKIFSHRLQGLVRWSALFYFRAFGGYTVDYYNAALNVYWNNPLQIPALFFYCENDPVCDHKEVDRLIKCWQQKGITVMEKTGKDSLHAGHLRQHPQEYLTTLHRFLQSLNMAPLKAKM, encoded by the exons ATGCTATCGTTCCTCTCTtgcttcagtttaaaacatgcgatatgctggcttttttttttcctttgccgaccaacGTCCCGCCCACTGCTGCTTCATGCCTTCTCCATTGGAGGATACACCTTCTCTCAGATGATGGTGCACATCTCCAAGAATGCTCAGCAATACAAGAGCGTGACTGACAGGATCAAGGGTCAGATCTATGACAGCCTCGTCATAGGCTCTGTGGAGAAAATGGTAGAAG GAGTCAGTAAAATATTCTCCCATAGACTGCAAGGATTAGTGCGGTGGAGCGCTTTGTTCTATTTCAGAGCTTTTGGGGGCTATACAGTGGATTACTACAATGCTGCCTTGAATGTCTACTGGAATAACCCGCTCCAGATCCCAGCCTTGTTCTTTTACTGTGAAAATGATCCAGTATGTGATCACAAAGAGGTAGATAGATTGATAAAATGCTGGCAGCAGAAGGGGATTACAGTCATGGAGAAAACCGGGAAAGACTCGCTTCATGCAGGGCACCTTCGACAGCACCCACAGGAGTACCTGACGACACTGCATCGGTTTCTGCAGTCCCTCAACATGGCACCGCTGAAGGCTAAGATGTGA